The sequence GTAAGTACGATGGCCTCAACGGTATCCCGGCCATCGACCTGTTCGGCCTGACGCTGCAATCGGGGCGGGCGATTTTTTACCTGATCTGGGCCGTCGTGATCGTCGCGTTGCTGGCCTTGCAGAACCTGCTGGATTCACGCTCCGGTCGCGCCATGCGCGCGCTCAACGGCAGTGCGCTGATGGCCGAGGCGATGGGCGTCAATACGACCTGGATGAAGATCGTCTGCTTCGTCATTGCCGCGCTGCTGGCGTGCATTTCCGGCTGGCTGTATGCGCACATGCAGCGCGCGGTGAACCCGACGCCGTTCGGTCTGAACGCCGGCATCGAATACCTGTTCATGGCGGTCGTCGGCGGTGCCGGTCATGTCTGGGGCGCGCTGCTCGGCTCGGCTTTGCTGACCATCTTGAAGGACCAGTTGCAATCGATCCTGCCGAAGCTACTGGGCAGTAACGGCAACTTCGAAATGATCGTATTCGGCGTGATGATGGTGCTGTTGTTGCAGCGCGCCCGCAGCGGACTGTGGCCTTTGCTGCGTAGCTGGCTGCCGGAAAGTGCCGGCGTGCAGGTGCCGGTCACTGCCGCGCCGCTGCCGCAGCGCACCCGCCCCGCCGCCGGTGCGGTGCTGCTGCAAGTGCAGCAAGCGCGCAAACAATTCGGTGGGCTGGTGGCGGTCAACGACATGGAGTTCGTCGTCCACGGCGGCGAGATCCTTGGCCTGATCGGACCGAACGGTGCCGGCAAATCGACGATGTTCAACCTCGTCACCGGCGTGTTGCCGCTGACGGCGGGTCAGATCCTGTTCGATGGCCAGCGCATCGACGGATTGCCGTCGCGCGAGATCGTGCGGCGCGGCATCGGCCGCACCTTCCAGCATGTGCGGCTGCTGCCGGCGATGTCGGTGCTGGAAAACGTCGCGCTAGGCGCGCATCTGCGCGGTCAAGCCGGTGTGCTCGCCAGCATCTTGCGGGCCGATCGCAAGGAGGAACAACGCCTGCTGTTCGAGGCCGCGCGCCAGCTCGATCGCGTCGGTCTTGGTCATCTGGCGCAAGTCGAAGCGGGCAGCCTGGCGCTGGGTCAGCAACGTATTCTGGAGATCGCCCGCGCCCTGTGCTGCGACCCGACCTTGCTGCTGCTGGACGAACCCGCTGCCGGTTTGCGTTACCAGGAAAAAGGCGCGCTGGCGGAATTGCTGCGCAAACTGAAAGCCGAAGGCCTGAGCATTTTGCTGGTCGAACATGACATGGATTTCGTGATGAACCTGACCGACCGGCTGGTGGTGATGGAGTTCGGTACCCGCATCGCCGAGGGCGTGCCGGCGCAGGTGCAAGCCGATCCTGCCGTGCTGGAAGCTTATCTGGGAGGGATCGACTGATGGAGATGTCGAAAAGCGTGCCAATACTTGAAGTCGACAATTTGCACGTCGGCTACGGCAAGGTCGAGGCGCTGCATGGTGCGACTTTGCGCGTCGATGCCGGCCGGATTGCGACCGTGATCGGACCGAATGGCGCGGGCAAGTCGACGCTGTTGAATGCGCTGGCCGGCGCGTTGCCGGGCACGGGCAGCCAGCACGGCAGCGTGCGGTTTCTGGGGCAGGACATGCAGCGCGTGGCGATCGAGGAACGGGTCGCGCGCGGCATGTGCCTGGTGCCGGAAAAGCGCGAACTGTTTGCCACGATGAGCGTCGAGGATAACCTTCTACTGGGCAGTTACCGGCGCTACCGTGCCAATGAAAAAAATTACGCCGACCAGTTGCCGCTGGTCTTTGACTTGTTCCCGCGCCTGCTGGAACGACGCCGCCAGGAAGCCGGCACCTTGTCGGGTGGCGAGCGGCAAATGCTGGCGCTCGGTCGCGCGCTGATGGCCAAGCCGCAATTGCTGATGCTGGACGAACCCAGCCTTGGCCTTGCACCGCTGATCGTCAAGGAAATTTTCCAGATCATCGTGCGACTGAAGCAAACCGGCGTGGCGATTTTGCTGGTCGAGCAGAATGCCCGCGCCGCCTTGCAGGTGGCCGACCAGGCTTACGTGCTGGAGACCGGCGAGATCGTGCTGGAAGGGCCGGCAGCACAACTGGCGACCGATCCGAAAGTGGTTGAGACCTATCTGGGGCTGGCTAAAAAGCGCGATTAATTGTCCGGTGCAGTCAATCCTGCGGCAGCGTCACCACGAAGCAGCTGCCGCCGCCGGCGCGCGGCAGGCATGCCACGCCGCCACCGTGATGGCGGGCGATTTGCCGCACCAGGCTCAGTCCGAGGCCGATGCCGCCATCGCGTTCGCGTCCGCCCGGCAAGCGGTAAAACGCGGCGAAGATGTTGTCGCGTTCGGCTTCCGGCACGCCGGGGCCGCGATCGCAGATGCTCAAGTGGATGGCCCCATCGAGATGGCGCAGCGTCACGTCGACCGGACTGTCGCCGCCATAACGACGGGCATTGTCGAGCAGATTGCGCACTAGCCGGCGCAACAGGATCGGGTCGCCGGCCAGCGTGATGTCGGCACTGGCCAGTTGCGCGCCGGCGCGGCGGGCTTCGTCG comes from Actimicrobium sp. CCC2.4 and encodes:
- a CDS encoding branched-chain amino acid ABC transporter ATP-binding protein/permease is translated as MMRRLPVLLFVIFLALLPVLPTPEFWITLANYIGLYAIVALGLVLLTGIGGMTSFGQAAFVGLGAYATAYLTTHFGLSPWLGLLAGLGITALAAFALGAITMRLSGHYLPLGTIAWGLSLFYLFGNLEFLGKYDGLNGIPAIDLFGLTLQSGRAIFYLIWAVVIVALLALQNLLDSRSGRAMRALNGSALMAEAMGVNTTWMKIVCFVIAALLACISGWLYAHMQRAVNPTPFGLNAGIEYLFMAVVGGAGHVWGALLGSALLTILKDQLQSILPKLLGSNGNFEMIVFGVMMVLLLQRARSGLWPLLRSWLPESAGVQVPVTAAPLPQRTRPAAGAVLLQVQQARKQFGGLVAVNDMEFVVHGGEILGLIGPNGAGKSTMFNLVTGVLPLTAGQILFDGQRIDGLPSREIVRRGIGRTFQHVRLLPAMSVLENVALGAHLRGQAGVLASILRADRKEEQRLLFEAARQLDRVGLGHLAQVEAGSLALGQQRILEIARALCCDPTLLLLDEPAAGLRYQEKGALAELLRKLKAEGLSILLVEHDMDFVMNLTDRLVVMEFGTRIAEGVPAQVQADPAVLEAYLGGID
- a CDS encoding ABC transporter ATP-binding protein, which translates into the protein MEMSKSVPILEVDNLHVGYGKVEALHGATLRVDAGRIATVIGPNGAGKSTLLNALAGALPGTGSQHGSVRFLGQDMQRVAIEERVARGMCLVPEKRELFATMSVEDNLLLGSYRRYRANEKNYADQLPLVFDLFPRLLERRRQEAGTLSGGERQMLALGRALMAKPQLLMLDEPSLGLAPLIVKEIFQIIVRLKQTGVAILLVEQNARAALQVADQAYVLETGEIVLEGPAAQLATDPKVVETYLGLAKKRD